From a single Natronorubrum tibetense GA33 genomic region:
- a CDS encoding TrkH family potassium uptake protein produces the protein MGIRVDWRSSCSLTGTVLKWLAVPLAVPLVLAVFDGDDPLAFVAAIVATIVVGVALEGLSDERDLGQREAFLMVALTWFGVAAVGSIPFALVGLGAPSASAFSTSVGGLVNAVFESTSGLTTTGATVMSGWDFENQSRAILLWRQLIQWLGGLGILIVAIGLLSNLMVGGAQLMETETQTRNVRKLRPHLDETARLIWGLYVGLTALAAGTFYALHLLGAAPNMDLFNAVSHALTSVATAGFSPEGESVGAFEPIVQWAVMPFMILGATNFVLLYYVTQGDLRQPLESEEFRFYVGVLVSLSALIAIILWIDPATDGTLEQTIRHGLFNVVSLVTTTGYASTDFGLWPSGATYLLFFSMFIGGMAGSTTCSIKSLRWLVTLKAFRRNLFTSIHPEAVRPLRLGNTVVDEETIRDIYAYVLLAIVIFFLLTVFVVVDAARASTAVTEFEAIGASASIFLNIGPAFGQFGPMDNYAGFPTTTRTVMIVMMWIGRIEIIPVLVLLTPAFWKS, from the coding sequence ATGGGGATTCGTGTCGACTGGCGCTCGAGTTGTAGTCTCACCGGGACGGTACTGAAATGGCTCGCCGTCCCGCTCGCCGTGCCGCTCGTACTGGCGGTGTTCGACGGCGACGACCCGCTGGCGTTCGTCGCTGCAATCGTCGCGACGATTGTTGTCGGCGTCGCACTCGAGGGGTTGAGCGACGAGCGGGATCTGGGACAGCGCGAGGCGTTCCTGATGGTCGCGCTGACCTGGTTCGGCGTCGCCGCTGTCGGCTCCATCCCGTTCGCACTCGTCGGTCTCGGCGCTCCCTCGGCGTCCGCGTTCTCGACGTCGGTGGGTGGGCTCGTCAACGCCGTCTTCGAGAGTACGAGCGGACTCACCACGACCGGCGCGACGGTGATGAGCGGCTGGGATTTCGAGAACCAGTCCCGCGCAATCTTGCTCTGGCGACAGCTGATCCAGTGGCTCGGCGGGCTCGGGATCCTGATCGTCGCCATCGGCCTGCTCTCGAACCTGATGGTCGGTGGGGCACAGCTGATGGAAACCGAGACGCAGACGAGAAACGTCCGGAAACTCCGCCCGCACCTCGACGAAACCGCACGGCTCATCTGGGGGCTGTACGTCGGCCTGACGGCCCTCGCCGCGGGGACCTTCTACGCGCTCCACTTGCTCGGCGCGGCACCCAACATGGACCTCTTCAACGCCGTCTCCCACGCGCTGACCAGCGTCGCGACGGCCGGATTCTCACCAGAGGGCGAGAGCGTCGGCGCGTTCGAGCCAATCGTTCAATGGGCCGTCATGCCCTTCATGATCCTCGGGGCGACCAACTTCGTCCTTCTCTACTACGTCACGCAGGGCGACCTTCGACAGCCTCTCGAGTCCGAGGAATTCCGGTTCTACGTCGGCGTGCTGGTGAGTCTGAGCGCGCTCATCGCCATAATCCTCTGGATCGATCCCGCGACCGACGGCACGCTCGAGCAGACGATCAGACACGGGCTGTTCAACGTGGTCTCGCTGGTGACGACGACGGGCTACGCCTCGACCGATTTCGGGCTGTGGCCCTCCGGAGCGACGTACCTGCTGTTCTTCTCGATGTTCATCGGCGGGATGGCCGGCTCGACGACCTGTTCGATCAAATCCCTGCGCTGGCTGGTGACGCTCAAGGCGTTCCGGCGCAACCTCTTCACCTCGATCCATCCGGAGGCGGTGCGGCCGCTCCGCCTCGGGAACACCGTCGTCGACGAGGAGACGATCCGGGACATCTACGCCTACGTCCTCCTGGCCATCGTTATCTTCTTCCTGCTGACGGTCTTCGTCGTCGTCGACGCCGCCCGCGCCAGCACGGCCGTCACCGAGTTCGAGGCCATCGGCGCGTCGGCCTCGATCTTCCTCAACATCGGTCCCGCGTTCGGACAGTTCGGTCCAATGGACAACTACGCCGGCTTTCCCACCACCACCCGAACCGTCATGATCGTCATGATGTGGATCGGCCGCATCGAGATCATCCCGGTGCTCGTCTTGCTGACCCCGGCGTTCTGGAAGTCGTAA
- the hisA gene encoding 1-(5-phosphoribosyl)-5-[(5-phosphoribosylamino)methylideneamino]imidazole-4-carboxamide isomerase, whose translation MSAFPRFEVIPAVDLQDGEVVQLVQGERGTEKTYGDPVEAAERWIDAGAESLHLVDLDGAFEGERKNGDAIDAVLETVDVPTQLGGGIRTAEDAVELLERGVDRVILGTAAVENPEIVAEISDEQPDSVVVSLDAKDGEVVVEGWTEGAGISPVEAAERYEELGAAAILFTNVDVEGRLEGVATEPVRELVEATDIPVVASGGVATLEDVRDLEAAGAAAVVVGSALYEGNFSLEEAQNAVGGS comes from the coding sequence ATGAGCGCCTTTCCCAGGTTCGAAGTGATCCCGGCGGTCGATCTCCAGGACGGCGAAGTCGTCCAACTCGTCCAGGGCGAGCGCGGCACCGAGAAGACCTACGGCGACCCCGTCGAGGCCGCCGAGCGCTGGATCGACGCCGGTGCGGAGTCGTTACACCTCGTCGATCTCGACGGCGCGTTCGAGGGCGAGCGCAAGAACGGCGATGCGATCGACGCGGTGCTCGAGACCGTCGACGTTCCCACCCAACTGGGCGGCGGGATTCGAACCGCCGAGGACGCGGTGGAACTCCTCGAGCGCGGCGTCGACCGCGTCATCCTGGGCACCGCAGCCGTCGAGAATCCCGAAATCGTCGCCGAGATCAGCGACGAACAGCCCGACAGCGTGGTCGTTAGCCTCGACGCGAAAGACGGCGAGGTCGTCGTCGAGGGCTGGACCGAGGGGGCCGGAATTTCGCCGGTCGAGGCCGCCGAGCGATACGAGGAACTGGGGGCTGCCGCGATTCTGTTCACCAACGTGGACGTGGAGGGTCGACTCGAGGGCGTCGCGACCGAACCGGTTCGAGAACTGGTTGAGGCGACCGATATCCCGGTCGTCGCCAGTGGTGGGGTCGCGACGCTCGAGGACGTGCGGGACCTCGAGGCGGCTGGGGCCGCGGCTGTCGTGGTCGGGAGCGCGCTGTACGAGGGGAACTTCTCGCTCGAGGAGGCGCAGAACGCGGTCGGCGGAAGTTGA
- a CDS encoding GNAT family N-acetyltransferase — translation MTRVRELTPDDARRLTALYEDYEWWADSEVDDVRRALGETEVAIGIEEDGNLVAAARVLTDYTYYANVFDVIVAADRRGEGFGETLMQAVVDHPDLQDVAGLSLLCRRGLIPYYETVGFELFDPEVEIPEGGTEELVRMTYEQDE, via the coding sequence ATGACCCGTGTGCGGGAGCTCACACCGGACGATGCCCGAAGGCTGACCGCTCTCTACGAGGACTACGAGTGGTGGGCCGATAGCGAAGTCGACGACGTACGGCGCGCACTCGGCGAGACGGAAGTCGCCATCGGTATCGAAGAAGATGGCAATCTCGTCGCCGCTGCGCGGGTTCTGACGGACTACACGTACTACGCGAACGTCTTCGATGTGATCGTCGCCGCCGACCGTCGCGGCGAAGGATTTGGTGAAACACTCATGCAGGCGGTGGTCGACCACCCAGATCTACAGGACGTAGCCGGCCTCTCGTTGCTTTGTCGTCGCGGCTTGATCCCTTACTACGAGACGGTCGGCTTCGAACTGTTCGACCCCGAGGTAGAGATACCTGAAGGCGGGACGGAAGAACTGGTCCGAATGACGTACGAGCAGGACGAATAA
- a CDS encoding inorganic phosphate transporter gives MVELVLVAGIAASIFVGFNIGGSSTGIAWGPAVGAGIIKKATAAALMTGFVFLGGMTVGRNVMDTLSGDIITIEISLAAGVAVLFFIGLGILIANIFGVPVPTSMTTVGAIVGLGLATGTTNFETIGWIISWWVVTPIIGFWIGATIGRYLYPELNRRFEIKSSEGSLLALDRSGSVPKPALGPNTTYQELSGTVVVLIIGCYMAFSAGASNVPNAVAPLVSSGALEPNTAIIIATVAIGLGGFTIARRTMESVGSELSDIPLLAALIVMLTASTITTALSWIGIPISLVMGSVMTIVGLGWGRATRPVTAREVIRGDTDTEVAMGALTAEPDAPVTQIGEAESEAALDAGDLFNPRAVMKYVSMWIIGPSMSTLLAYGFFTLVPFVN, from the coding sequence ATGGTCGAACTCGTCTTGGTGGCTGGAATCGCTGCCTCGATCTTCGTCGGCTTCAATATCGGTGGTTCGTCGACCGGTATCGCGTGGGGACCAGCCGTCGGCGCGGGAATTATAAAAAAGGCCACGGCGGCCGCCTTGATGACCGGCTTTGTCTTCCTCGGTGGGATGACCGTTGGCCGGAACGTGATGGACACGCTCTCAGGCGACATCATCACGATCGAAATCTCGCTCGCGGCCGGTGTCGCCGTGCTCTTTTTCATCGGTCTGGGAATTCTCATCGCGAATATCTTCGGCGTCCCCGTCCCGACGTCGATGACGACCGTCGGGGCGATCGTCGGCCTCGGACTGGCGACCGGGACGACCAACTTCGAGACGATCGGCTGGATTATCTCGTGGTGGGTCGTCACGCCGATTATCGGGTTCTGGATCGGTGCCACGATCGGCCGCTACCTCTATCCGGAACTCAACCGCCGGTTCGAGATCAAATCGTCCGAAGGATCGTTGCTCGCCCTCGATCGCAGCGGGTCGGTTCCGAAACCGGCACTCGGACCGAACACGACCTACCAGGAACTCAGCGGGACGGTCGTCGTGCTCATCATCGGCTGTTACATGGCCTTCAGCGCCGGTGCCAGCAACGTGCCCAACGCCGTCGCGCCGCTGGTAAGCAGCGGCGCGCTCGAGCCCAACACCGCCATTATTATCGCGACAGTGGCGATCGGGCTCGGCGGCTTCACCATCGCTCGCCGGACGATGGAATCGGTCGGCAGTGAACTCAGTGACATCCCGTTACTCGCGGCGCTCATCGTCATGCTTACCGCCTCGACGATCACGACCGCCCTCTCGTGGATCGGCATTCCCATCAGCCTCGTGATGGGGTCCGTGATGACCATCGTCGGCCTCGGGTGGGGCCGTGCGACCCGTCCCGTCACGGCTCGAGAGGTCATCCGCGGCGACACCGACACGGAGGTTGCAATGGGGGCCCTGACCGCGGAGCCGGACGCGCCCGTGACTCAGATCGGCGAGGCGGAGTCCGAAGCGGCGCTGGACGCGGGCGACCTGTTCAATCCGCGAGCAGTCATGAAGTACGTCTCGATGTGGATCATCGGCCCGTCGATGTCGACCCTGCTGGCCTACGGCTTCTTCACGCTCGTTCCGTTCGTCAACTGA
- a CDS encoding uracil-DNA glycosylase, with product MPAADRDPPFPTTRNVVEPDCERCPALVEHRECISWGTGPLDATVLVVGEAPGAGNPDADRWQGGNWTGMAYTSRHSGRRIRRMLEQVGYGEEAYFTNAVKCFPQNPADPTSNREPTPDERANCRGHLVTEVETVDPDVVLATGKHATKSVLAVEGRTIDGFVDSVLTPVRCDRLETQLVPILHPSYQDVWIGRLGYEPEEYLEAIRETLAECCERTSA from the coding sequence GTGCCTGCCGCCGACCGAGACCCTCCGTTTCCGACCACGCGAAATGTCGTCGAACCCGACTGTGAGCGCTGTCCGGCCCTCGTCGAGCACCGTGAGTGCATCTCGTGGGGCACTGGTCCGCTCGACGCGACCGTGCTGGTCGTCGGCGAAGCCCCCGGTGCGGGAAACCCCGACGCCGACCGCTGGCAGGGCGGCAACTGGACCGGGATGGCCTACACCTCGAGACACTCAGGCCGTCGTATCCGGCGCATGCTCGAGCAGGTCGGCTACGGCGAGGAAGCCTACTTCACAAACGCCGTGAAGTGTTTTCCGCAGAATCCGGCGGATCCAACGAGCAACCGCGAACCGACGCCCGACGAGCGCGCGAACTGCCGCGGCCACCTCGTCACCGAAGTCGAAACGGTCGATCCCGACGTAGTGCTCGCCACCGGGAAACACGCGACGAAGTCGGTTCTCGCCGTCGAAGGTCGTACTATCGACGGCTTCGTCGATAGCGTCCTGACACCCGTTCGGTGTGATCGACTCGAGACGCAACTCGTCCCGATCCTTCACCCGTCGTATCAAGATGTCTGGATCGGTCGACTGGGCTACGAACCCGAGGAGTACCTCGAGGCGATCCGGGAGACGCTCGCGGAGTGCTGTGAGCGGACCAGCGCGTAA
- a CDS encoding HIT family protein, which produces MSTIFSQIVEGEIPARVVYEDETTMAFLDANPLAPGHTLVIPKDEYERLNDVPDDVATDLYATIHRLIPAVEEGVDADASTVAFNNGEEAGQEVPHVHCHIVPRFEGDGGGPIHAIAGDRPELGDDELDDIAADIESRS; this is translated from the coding sequence ATGAGTACGATCTTCAGCCAGATCGTGGAGGGAGAGATCCCGGCACGAGTCGTGTACGAAGACGAGACCACGATGGCCTTCCTGGACGCCAACCCGCTCGCCCCGGGCCACACGCTGGTCATCCCGAAAGACGAGTACGAACGGCTGAACGATGTCCCCGACGACGTCGCCACGGATCTCTACGCGACGATCCACCGGTTGATCCCCGCCGTCGAGGAGGGCGTCGACGCCGACGCGTCCACCGTCGCGTTCAACAACGGCGAGGAGGCCGGCCAGGAGGTGCCCCACGTCCACTGCCACATCGTTCCTCGCTTCGAGGGCGACGGCGGCGGTCCAATCCACGCCATTGCCGGCGACCGGCCGGAGCTTGGAGACGACGAACTCGACGACATCGCGGCCGATATCGAGTCTCGATCCTGA
- a CDS encoding inorganic phosphate transporter: MTEVLLIVGILVAVFVGYNIGGATTGPAFGPAVGANVITKLMAAALMSIFFFIGAITIGPQVVDTLGNELVHDTGIFTMRSNVAVLFFIGGALFVGNYAGVPASTSMTAVGAIAALGLATGELDFAVLGEIVIWWIVAPIIGFWVAGVVGRYFYPQINAWVAIEESDSDQPMVSVNRSGLVPRLQFGENADRREISGALVVVAIGCLMAFSSGTSNIANAIAPIYGTGDVDMIPLILIGSVAVTIGCFTIARRTLDTLGNDITNLPLTAAIVVAVISSGIVIGLSWIGIPASFVVIATMSIVGLGWGRATRTTKLSDAARGEEETHVSVGALTAEEEGERPPKIGEEEPSDIPKASDLFNPSTTARVILMQNVVPLISTVGAFLTFRFVPIFGF; the protein is encoded by the coding sequence GTGACGGAAGTACTGCTCATCGTGGGAATCTTGGTCGCAGTGTTCGTCGGGTACAACATCGGTGGGGCGACGACCGGTCCCGCGTTCGGCCCAGCCGTCGGTGCGAACGTCATCACAAAACTGATGGCCGCCGCGTTGATGTCGATTTTCTTCTTCATCGGCGCAATCACGATCGGTCCACAAGTCGTCGACACGCTGGGGAACGAACTCGTCCACGATACCGGAATCTTCACCATGCGATCGAACGTCGCCGTCCTCTTCTTTATCGGTGGCGCGCTGTTCGTCGGGAACTACGCCGGCGTTCCCGCCTCGACGTCGATGACCGCCGTCGGGGCGATCGCCGCATTGGGCCTTGCAACCGGCGAACTCGATTTCGCAGTTCTCGGCGAAATCGTTATCTGGTGGATCGTCGCCCCGATTATCGGCTTTTGGGTCGCCGGGGTCGTCGGTCGATACTTCTATCCACAGATCAACGCGTGGGTCGCCATCGAGGAGAGCGACAGCGACCAACCGATGGTATCGGTAAACCGCTCGGGACTTGTCCCGCGACTTCAGTTCGGTGAGAACGCCGATCGGCGGGAGATCTCCGGCGCGCTGGTCGTCGTCGCCATCGGTTGTCTGATGGCATTCTCCTCGGGGACGAGCAACATCGCGAACGCCATCGCCCCGATCTACGGCACCGGCGACGTCGATATGATCCCGCTGATCCTGATCGGCTCGGTTGCCGTCACGATCGGCTGTTTCACCATCGCTCGTCGAACCCTCGACACGCTCGGCAACGACATTACGAACCTGCCGCTGACGGCCGCCATCGTCGTCGCCGTCATCAGTTCGGGGATCGTTATCGGGCTCTCGTGGATCGGGATCCCCGCCAGTTTCGTCGTCATCGCGACGATGAGCATCGTCGGCCTCGGCTGGGGGCGAGCCACCCGAACGACCAAACTCTCGGACGCTGCCCGTGGCGAGGAGGAAACCCACGTCTCCGTCGGCGCACTGACCGCCGAAGAGGAGGGCGAACGGCCGCCAAAAATCGGCGAAGAGGAACCCAGCGATATCCCGAAGGCGTCAGATCTGTTCAACCCCTCCACGACGGCTCGAGTCATTCTCATGCAAAACGTTGTCCCGCTCATCTCGACCGTCGGCGCATTCCTCACGTTCCGGTTCGTCCCGATCTTCGGCTTCTGA
- the fer gene encoding ferredoxin Fer, which translates to MPTVEYLNYEVLDDQGWEMDDDDLFDEAADAGLDEEDYGSLEVAEGEYILEAAEAQGYDWPFSCRAGACANCAAIVYEGEIEMDMQQILSDEEVEDKNVRLTCIGSAETDEVQIVYNAKHLDYLQNRVI; encoded by the coding sequence ATGCCCACGGTAGAATACCTCAATTACGAAGTGCTGGACGACCAGGGATGGGAGATGGACGACGACGACCTCTTCGACGAAGCTGCCGACGCCGGTCTCGACGAGGAGGACTACGGGTCCCTCGAGGTCGCCGAAGGTGAATACATTCTCGAGGCCGCCGAGGCCCAGGGCTACGACTGGCCCTTCTCCTGCCGTGCAGGCGCCTGTGCGAACTGTGCGGCCATCGTCTACGAGGGCGAGATCGAGATGGACATGCAGCAGATCCTCAGCGACGAGGAAGTCGAGGACAAGAACGTCCGTCTGACCTGCATCGGCTCCGCAGAGACCGACGAGGTGCAGATCGTCTACAACGCAAAGCACCTCGACTACCTGCAGAACCGCGTCATTTAA
- a CDS encoding A24 family peptidase C-terminal domain-containing protein, which yields MTLAGAVATTPDLLRLVAVPVFAWVAIRDIKTRRVSSTVWIPLSLLGAVLLVWDGWLAWNAGGYAWTHEFLLPAAVSIGFVVPIAYLFWWFGGFGGADAKALLVLALLFPTFPQYAVGSSTFPLTTTPIGTFSFTILTNAVIIGVAIPVVLGVRNAAAGRVNSVMVIGWPVSWDRIPELHGRLLETPEGRSRGGLDLDALRMYLRWRGLTLADVREDPDRLRDPATLPEEPNPPTDGAVTATVRSDGGTALEDDSDGGDSLETDTEAKTEDDAAPEYDDPWGTEAFLADIDGTAYGTSSEELREGLEVLASKETVWISPGTPFLVPVFLGLAIALVYGDLLVGTLV from the coding sequence GTGACACTCGCTGGCGCCGTCGCAACGACCCCGGACCTCCTGCGGCTCGTCGCCGTCCCCGTCTTCGCCTGGGTCGCGATTCGCGACATCAAGACCAGACGCGTCTCGAGTACCGTCTGGATTCCCCTTTCCCTCTTGGGCGCCGTTCTACTGGTCTGGGACGGCTGGCTCGCCTGGAACGCAGGCGGCTACGCCTGGACCCACGAGTTCCTGCTCCCGGCGGCGGTGAGTATCGGCTTCGTCGTTCCTATCGCCTACCTGTTCTGGTGGTTCGGTGGCTTCGGCGGCGCCGACGCGAAGGCGTTGCTCGTGTTGGCGCTGCTGTTCCCGACCTTCCCGCAGTACGCCGTGGGCTCGTCGACGTTTCCCCTGACGACTACGCCGATCGGAACGTTCTCGTTTACGATCCTGACGAACGCCGTCATTATCGGCGTCGCCATCCCGGTCGTCCTCGGAGTTCGCAACGCCGCCGCCGGCCGGGTAAACAGCGTGATGGTCATCGGCTGGCCCGTCTCGTGGGACCGGATCCCCGAACTGCACGGCCGCCTCCTCGAGACCCCCGAGGGCCGTTCCCGGGGCGGCCTCGATCTGGACGCCCTGCGGATGTACCTCCGTTGGCGGGGGCTCACGCTGGCCGACGTCCGCGAGGACCCCGACCGCCTGCGCGATCCGGCGACGCTCCCCGAGGAGCCGAACCCACCGACCGACGGCGCGGTGACGGCAACGGTTCGGAGCGACGGCGGGACGGCACTCGAGGACGACTCCGACGGCGGCGACAGCCTCGAGACCGATACGGAAGCGAAAACCGAAGACGACGCCGCTCCCGAGTACGACGACCCGTGGGGCACAGAAGCCTTCCTCGCAGACATCGACGGCACGGCCTACGGCACCTCGTCCGAGGAGTTACGGGAGGGACTCGAGGTGCTCGCTTCGAAGGAAACGGTCTGGATCTCGCCGGGCACGCCGTTTCTCGTGCCGGTGTTTCTCGGACTGGCGATCGCGCTGGTCTACGGCGATCTGCTCGTCGGGACGCTCGTCTGA
- the hisB gene encoding imidazoleglycerol-phosphate dehydratase HisB: MSERTATITRETAETSIECTLSIDGSGDADVDTGVGFFDHMLTSFAKHGLFDLEIDCDGDLEIDDHHTVEDVAIVLGEAFDEALGDRSGIVRYADRKVPLDEAVAGAVVDVSGRPRFYFDGTFSQAQIGDFTSDMARHFGESLAMNAGLTVHCEVTGENAHHEVEALFKALTRALDDATRVDERRTGTPSTKGTL; the protein is encoded by the coding sequence ATGAGCGAGCGAACGGCGACCATCACGCGCGAGACCGCCGAGACGTCGATCGAATGTACGCTGTCGATCGACGGTAGCGGCGACGCCGATGTAGACACCGGAGTCGGCTTTTTCGACCACATGCTGACGTCGTTCGCCAAACACGGGCTGTTCGACCTCGAGATCGACTGCGACGGCGACCTCGAGATCGACGACCACCACACGGTCGAGGACGTGGCGATCGTCCTCGGTGAGGCGTTCGACGAGGCACTGGGCGATCGATCGGGCATCGTTCGCTACGCGGATCGGAAGGTCCCGCTGGACGAGGCCGTCGCCGGCGCGGTCGTCGACGTGAGCGGCCGCCCGCGGTTTTACTTCGACGGGACGTTCTCGCAGGCCCAAATCGGCGACTTCACGAGCGACATGGCTCGCCACTTCGGGGAGTCGCTGGCGATGAACGCGGGCCTCACCGTCCACTGCGAGGTCACCGGCGAGAACGCCCACCACGAGGTCGAGGCGCTGTTCAAAGCCCTGACACGGGCGCTCGACGACGCAACGCGGGTCGACGAGCGCCGGACGGGGACGCCGAGTACGAAGGGAACGCTTTAG
- a CDS encoding universal stress protein, which yields MISRVLVPMDGSEMSEHALQYALRAHPDAEITVLHVVGGPSPMWGEATALSLADDLEVDAAEHAEPVFERAREIVDAADGDATLETDVQLGHPVRAIINRADDYETVIIGSHGGTVAERLFVGNVAEKVVRRSPVPVTVVR from the coding sequence ATGATTTCCCGCGTCCTCGTCCCAATGGACGGCTCCGAGATGAGCGAACACGCACTCCAGTACGCCCTCCGCGCCCATCCCGACGCGGAAATAACCGTGTTACACGTCGTCGGCGGTCCGTCGCCGATGTGGGGGGAGGCCACGGCCCTCTCGCTCGCCGACGATCTCGAGGTCGACGCAGCGGAACACGCGGAACCCGTGTTCGAGCGCGCACGCGAAATCGTCGACGCGGCCGACGGGGACGCGACGCTCGAGACGGACGTCCAGTTGGGCCATCCCGTCCGGGCGATCATCAATCGAGCCGACGATTACGAGACGGTCATCATCGGCAGCCACGGGGGAACGGTGGCAGAACGGCTCTTCGTCGGAAACGTCGCCGAAAAGGTCGTCCGTCGGTCGCCGGTTCCGGTGACGGTCGTTCGGTAA
- a CDS encoding thiolase family protein, with the protein MSPNQRESERVALVGASMTQFGRREGEWVMDLLAEAGIECLEDAGVDAADVDHLYVSNMASGEFEGMTGVMNALVHDLGMMPAYTQRVDQTSSSGGAGIYAAWQSVASGASDMTLLVGGEKMSHRSTPETTDIIASVTHPVEYKTGVTLPSFAGLTARHYLERFDAPRESLGKVAVKNHENGVDNPNAQFRKAVDLETVLESPIVADPLRLYDFCPISDGSAALLFCPESIAREYADEYAVIAGIDGATDTHVVHEREDPTVMGGVVESGKGAYEMSGYGPDDIDVAELHDMFTILEFLQMEGLGFAEQGEAWELVEEGYTERDTGELPINTSGGLKSKGHPLGASGVAQGVEIYEQLVGEAGPRQVDADVGLTCNVGGFGNCVITTIMEAAQ; encoded by the coding sequence ATGTCTCCCAATCAACGAGAGTCGGAGCGGGTCGCACTCGTCGGGGCCTCGATGACCCAGTTCGGGCGACGCGAGGGCGAGTGGGTGATGGATCTCCTCGCCGAGGCGGGGATCGAGTGTCTCGAGGACGCGGGCGTCGACGCGGCCGATGTCGATCACCTGTACGTCTCGAACATGGCCAGCGGTGAGTTCGAAGGAATGACGGGCGTGATGAACGCGCTGGTACACGACCTGGGCATGATGCCGGCGTACACCCAGCGCGTCGATCAGACGAGTTCCAGCGGCGGCGCGGGAATATACGCTGCCTGGCAGTCGGTCGCGAGCGGCGCCAGCGACATGACGTTGCTCGTCGGCGGCGAGAAGATGAGCCACCGGTCGACTCCCGAGACGACCGACATCATCGCCTCGGTTACCCACCCAGTCGAGTACAAGACGGGCGTCACGCTGCCCTCTTTCGCCGGACTGACGGCCCGACACTACCTCGAGCGCTTCGATGCCCCCCGCGAGAGTCTCGGGAAGGTGGCCGTCAAGAACCACGAGAACGGCGTCGACAATCCGAACGCTCAGTTCCGGAAAGCGGTCGATCTCGAGACGGTTCTGGAGTCGCCAATCGTGGCCGATCCGCTGCGGCTGTACGACTTCTGTCCGATTTCGGATGGGTCGGCCGCGTTGCTGTTCTGTCCCGAATCAATCGCCCGCGAGTACGCAGACGAGTACGCCGTCATCGCAGGTATCGATGGGGCGACGGACACCCACGTCGTCCACGAGCGTGAGGATCCGACCGTGATGGGGGGTGTCGTCGAGAGCGGAAAGGGCGCCTACGAAATGAGCGGCTACGGCCCCGACGACATCGACGTCGCGGAGCTTCACGATATGTTCACCATCCTCGAGTTCCTCCAGATGGAGGGACTGGGCTTCGCCGAGCAGGGCGAGGCGTGGGAGTTAGTCGAGGAGGGCTACACCGAGCGCGACACCGGCGAACTGCCGATCAACACCTCTGGGGGACTCAAATCGAAGGGGCACCCACTGGGTGCGAGCGGCGTCGCACAGGGCGTCGAGATCTATGAACAACTGGTCGGCGAGGCCGGCCCGCGACAGGTCGACGCGGACGTCGGACTCACCTGTAACGTCGGCGGCTTCGGCAACTGCGTCATTACGACCATCATGGAGGCAGCACAATGA
- a CDS encoding amino acid-binding protein, translating to MFDEIMEKFEGSPSQQAVIRLLLERGFSVNDDGRVVSGGIEIPNTGIAREIGVDRRVVDSTTDVILDDPELRRIFQNISQVPSLMDLAPVLDLTVLTITPDDADQKGIVAGVTGTLAEHGISIRQTISEDPEFTDEPQLYLITDQELSGEVFTAIRELEFVRKMEIQ from the coding sequence ATGTTCGACGAGATCATGGAAAAGTTCGAGGGATCGCCGAGCCAGCAGGCGGTTATTCGGCTCCTACTCGAGCGCGGGTTCTCCGTCAACGACGACGGTCGCGTCGTGTCGGGCGGCATCGAGATTCCGAACACGGGTATCGCCCGCGAGATCGGCGTCGATCGCCGCGTCGTCGACTCGACGACCGACGTCATCCTCGACGATCCCGAACTGCGTCGCATCTTTCAAAACATTTCGCAGGTGCCGAGCCTGATGGATCTCGCACCGGTGCTCGATCTCACGGTGTTGACCATCACGCCCGACGACGCCGACCAGAAGGGGATCGTCGCGGGGGTCACGGGCACGCTTGCCGAACACGGCATCTCGATCCGCCAGACGATCAGCGAGGATCCGGAGTTCACTGACGAGCCCCAACTCTACTTGATCACCGACCAGGAGCTCTCCGGCGAGGTCTTCACCGCGATCCGCGAACTCGAGTTCGTCCGGAAGATGGAGATCCAGTAG